A window from Triticum aestivum cultivar Chinese Spring chromosome 6D, IWGSC CS RefSeq v2.1, whole genome shotgun sequence encodes these proteins:
- the LOC123145135 gene encoding uncharacterized protein: MASPAAAAAASEFTRETVRRSLIAISQSLPETSLLNPKVNTPSTTPGANGYRDDGAAKCRSKLISISYPSTPDALSTPCPQKNAATV, from the coding sequence ATGGCCTcgcctgcagcagcagcagcagcatcagagTTCACTCGGGAAACTGTTCGCCGGTCGCTGATCGCAATCTCTCAGTCCCTCCCTGAGACTTCGCTCCTGAACCCCAAGGTCAACACACCAAGCACCACCCCTGGGGCAAACGGATATCGCGACGATGGGGCAGCGAAGTGCAGATCGAAGCTGATCTCGATCTCGTACCCGTCCACTCCTGATGCCCTATCCACGCCGTGCCCCCAGAAGAACGCTGCAACCGTGTGA